One Dermacentor silvarum isolate Dsil-2018 chromosome 10, BIME_Dsil_1.4, whole genome shotgun sequence genomic window carries:
- the LOC125940899 gene encoding uncharacterized protein LOC125940899: MRDVTKPSSDSQPAGRSHSKRVDAAIASMDSSSGASTSNEYTSEDEEHSNLARNITAYGYEPSASSDEEEQAAVDVPVRHPGPATWCSCGHRCGDMPTERERVCCTELQKVASTAEGYEFITKHPLFELYCLNRHILDLEYVKLKHYCPYHLGQRTLNE; this comes from the exons ATGCGTGACGTCACGAagccctcgtcggatagccagccggccggccgcagtcattcgaagcgcgtcgacgccgccatcgcgagcatggattcgagttctggtgcctctaccagcaatgaatacacgtctgaagacgaggagcATTCCAACTTGGCGAGAAATATTAcagcttacggttacgagccttccgcgtcaagcgacgaagaagagcaggcggccgtggacgTGCCGGTCAGGCATCCCGGGCCAGCAACATG GTGCTCCTGCGGTCACCGCTGTGGCGACATGCCTACAGAAAGAGAGAGGGTCTGTTGCACAGAGCTACAAAAGGTGGCGAGCACAGCTGAGGGTTACGAATTTATTACTAAGCACCCTCTCTTTGAATTGTATTGCCTCAACAGGCATATACTCGACCTGGAGTATGTGAAGTTGAAGCATTACTGCCCATACCACCTTGGACAACGCACCTTGAATGAGTAA
- the LOC119431126 gene encoding uncharacterized protein LOC119431126 isoform X1 yields MPDLTDTSEAENAENENGNQKDPSFVLSDFSLAEDSTDHTAVPRYEERKFIVFESSLDELLSVCPLCSHPCRAIDKNVKGTLLQVTRMCINHHVSKWATQPMINWKAAGNLLLSAAVFFSGCKASKFFRALRSVGVACSSDKTHFRVQNAFLISAVTKVWTHQQNVLFDEAIGRPLRVAGDGRADSPGHSAKYGTYSLLDIELNKVLHIETLQSNETKGSNHMELQGLKRTLQICEANGLEISTLVTDRHSQIKAFTSKETSIEHNFDCWHVAKMLKKKLTAAAKLKKFQELAPWNTCCRQPPVLVRSLKPGAT; encoded by the exons ATGCCAGATTTGACAGATACATCTGAAGCGGAAAATGCTGAGAATGAAAACGGGAACCAAAAGGATCCTTCCTTTGTCCTCTCTGATTTCAGTTTGGCTGA AGACAGCACTGATCACACAGCCGTGCCTCGTTATGAAGAGAGGAAGTTCATTGTTTTCGAATCTAGTCTGGATGAACTGCTCTCGGTCTGCCCTCTGTGTTCACATCCGTGCAGAGCAATTGATAAAAATGTGAAAGGCACGTTATTGCAGGTGACACGCATGTGCATAAATCACCACGTTTCTAAATGGGCAACACAGCCAATGATTAATTGGAAGGCAGCTGGTAACTTGCTTCTTTCTGCAGCAGTATTTTTTTCAGGCTGTAAAGCTTCGAAGTTTTTTAGGGCACTCAGGAGTGTGGGTGTTGCCTGCAGCAGTGACAAAACACACTTCAGAGTCCaaaatgcattcctcatttctgCAGTCACCAAG GTCTGGACACACCAACAAAACGTCCTTTTTGATGAAGCCATTGGCCGTCCACTCCGGGTTGCTGGGGATGGTAGGGCAGATTCCCCGGGACATTCCGCCAAATATGGGACATACTCTCTTCTGGACATAGAGCTGAACAAGGTGCTGCACATCGAAACTCTCCAG TCAAATGAAACCAAGGGCAGCAACCATATGGAGCTACAAGGCCTCAAGAGGACACTGCAAATATGCGAAGCTAATGGCCTCGAGATTTCAACTCTGGTTACTGACCGTCACTCTCAGATAAAGGCATTTACATCAAAGGAGACCTCCATAGAGCACAACTTTGATTGCTGGCACGTTGCCAAGA TGCTCAAAAAGAAGCTGACAGCAGCAGCGAAGCTCAAGAAGTTTCAGGAGCTGGCTCCATGGAATACCTGCTGTCGTCAACCACCTGTATTGGTGCGCTCTCTCAAGCCGGGCGCAACCTGA
- the LOC119431126 gene encoding uncharacterized protein LOC119431126 isoform X2 translates to MPDLTDTSEAENAENENGNQKDPSFVLSDFSLAEDSTDHTAVPRYEERKFIVFESSLDELLSVCPLCSHPCRAIDKNVKGTLLQVTRMCINHHVSKWATQPMINWKAAGNLLLSAAVFFSGCKASKFFRALRSVGVACSSDKTHFRVQNAFLISAVTKVWTHQQNVLFDEAIGRPLRVAGDGRADSPGHSAKYGTYSLLDIELNKSNETKGSNHMELQGLKRTLQICEANGLEISTLVTDRHSQIKAFTSKETSIEHNFDCWHVAKMLKKKLTAAAKLKKFQELAPWNTCCRQPPVLVRSLKPGAT, encoded by the exons ATGCCAGATTTGACAGATACATCTGAAGCGGAAAATGCTGAGAATGAAAACGGGAACCAAAAGGATCCTTCCTTTGTCCTCTCTGATTTCAGTTTGGCTGA AGACAGCACTGATCACACAGCCGTGCCTCGTTATGAAGAGAGGAAGTTCATTGTTTTCGAATCTAGTCTGGATGAACTGCTCTCGGTCTGCCCTCTGTGTTCACATCCGTGCAGAGCAATTGATAAAAATGTGAAAGGCACGTTATTGCAGGTGACACGCATGTGCATAAATCACCACGTTTCTAAATGGGCAACACAGCCAATGATTAATTGGAAGGCAGCTGGTAACTTGCTTCTTTCTGCAGCAGTATTTTTTTCAGGCTGTAAAGCTTCGAAGTTTTTTAGGGCACTCAGGAGTGTGGGTGTTGCCTGCAGCAGTGACAAAACACACTTCAGAGTCCaaaatgcattcctcatttctgCAGTCACCAAG GTCTGGACACACCAACAAAACGTCCTTTTTGATGAAGCCATTGGCCGTCCACTCCGGGTTGCTGGGGATGGTAGGGCAGATTCCCCGGGACATTCCGCCAAATATGGGACATACTCTCTTCTGGACATAGAGCTGAACAAG TCAAATGAAACCAAGGGCAGCAACCATATGGAGCTACAAGGCCTCAAGAGGACACTGCAAATATGCGAAGCTAATGGCCTCGAGATTTCAACTCTGGTTACTGACCGTCACTCTCAGATAAAGGCATTTACATCAAAGGAGACCTCCATAGAGCACAACTTTGATTGCTGGCACGTTGCCAAGA TGCTCAAAAAGAAGCTGACAGCAGCAGCGAAGCTCAAGAAGTTTCAGGAGCTGGCTCCATGGAATACCTGCTGTCGTCAACCACCTGTATTGGTGCGCTCTCTCAAGCCGGGCGCAACCTGA